GAACGCGGGGAATGGTCGCATCTTTCAGATTAGTGTTATAGCCCTTACTATCCTGCTCGTCATTAAACGAACGCAGTGAGTTGGAAAGTTGTTTGAGGATGTTTTTGTTATGCGATACGTTAAAGAACACGTTGAATGCGTTGCGCGTTTGCGTATTGTAGTACAACCGGTAGTCGAAACGGACATCGAAACCTTTGTTCTGCAGTTTACCCAGGTTGGCTTTGTAGGTATAAAAACCGCTGGACAAGGGCATGGTAATATCCGTAATAAACCCGTCGGTATTACTTACATAGTAATCTAACCGCATGTTCAAACTTTTAAACAGGCCCAGGTCTATTCCGATGTTATTATCCTGCCGGCGCTGCCAGCCCAGATCGGGATTATCGAGCCCCATTAAATAAGCGCCATTGGCACCGTTATAAGATTTATCGAGGTAATACACATAGGTAGCCATGCTGATGTAAGAACTGAATGACTGCGTACCGGTGTAACCTGTAGAGCCTCTCAGACGGAACTGGTTGATAGCGCCCAGCGATTTGATGAACGCTTCGTGATGCAGGTTCCAACCCACCCCCACAGACCAAAGGTTACCCCAGGGATTGTTGGTGCCCAGTTGAGACGACCGGGTGGCACGGTAGCTGAAGTCGGCGAGGTAACGCTCGTCGTACGAGTAGTTACCCGACACGATAGCACTCAGATCGCGCACGGTGTTTTCAAAACCTGTAGGACGCGAGTCTTTCATGTACTGCAGCGCCATGGTCACCTCATCGAGCCGATCGTTTGGAAAACCTTCCACGATATAAGTAGCCGCATCGTTCTGGCGATTATTCAACTCACCGCCACCGTTTAGGTTCAGCAGATGTTTACCCAGCGATTTGGTATAGGCCAGCAGCACGTTAGCCGTGTAGTAAAACTGCTTACCATTACTGCGGGAATAGCTGCCCTTGCGGAAAGCTTCATCTCCTGCATAAACCGACGAGGTAAAATCAGTATGATCTGCGGGCTTAAACACATCTGCCTGTGTAAGCTGTTTCGTGAGGTTAAAACGGCCGGTGGCACGCAACCCCGGTACGATCGTCCAGTCTACACTAAAGTTATTCGTGATGTCCGTATACGCATTATCGTCGCGCATTTTCAGTGTAGCATTATAAGCAGGATTATATACCGCTGTTACCGTTGTGGCGCCGGCCCCGCCGCCGCCCTGCAGCACACGAAAATTGCTGATCTCTTTCAGGATACGGCCGTTATCGTCGTAAAAAGGCAGGTAAGGGTTCATATAAGCGTACTGGCTGAATGCGCCCCAATTTGAATTATATCCCTTGTTATCGGTGATGGTAAGAATGTTATTGAAGGAGAAAGTCCTGACGCGGTACGACAGATCGATGGCGCCGGAGAGCGTATTCCTGTCCGACCCTTTCATCACCCCCTTCACGTTATTGTACATAAGGTCGATGCCATAGCGGAAGCCAAGGTCGCCACCTTCGAGCCGCAGTGAGTGGCGCTGACCGACGCTGTTACGGAGCGGTTTAGACAACCAGTCGGTATTGATACCACTTTCCACCATCGCCAGTTTAGCGTTATAATCCTGCATCATCAGGTAATTAGACTGAGGTGTGGTACCGGTGTACACACCGCCTGCCAGTTCTACTTCCAGCTTTTCGCGGGCATTGGTAAGGTTGTAGCTGGTGAGGTCGGGTGTTTGTATATTAACGTTGCTGTTATAGGTAAGACGCACTTTCCCTGGTTTAGGCCTTTCCGTTTCTATCACCACCACACCGTTAGCCGCGCGTGATCCATAGATCGCTTTAGAAGCGGCATCTTTAAGCATGGTGATGCTTTTTACACGGTTGATGTCCAGGTCTACCACCTTCTGCAGGGTAGTTTCGAAACCATCCAGAATAAACAGCGGCAGGTTGGGATTGCTCTGGTATTCGCCTTTAATGTCCGGCAGGCCGCTTTGTCCGCGAATCTGGATGTCGGGCAGTGCGTTAGGGTTAGAACCCAGGTCATTGTTATCGATCACCAGCATGGAAGGCTCGAGGTTACGCAGGCTTTGCAGTACGTTTACCGAGCCCACCTTCATCAGGTCGTCTTTACTGAATGTTGTGGTGGCGCCGGTGTAAGTATCGGCTTTACGGGTAAACATCCCCGTTACCACGACATCTTTAATGGCCGTTTCCGATACTGCCATGCGGATGCTCAGCGGACGAGTGTCTGCCACCCTGATTTCGCGTGGCTGGTAACCGAGGAACGTAATCACCAGCACTTCGCCAACGTTTACATCCAGGCTGAATTTACCATCGATGCCTACAGTAGCGCCACGGGAGGTGCCTTTCACCTTTACAGATGCGCCAACAAGCGGACCTTCGGGGCCTGTTACATCTCCCTTCAGCACAAATGGCGGAGGGGGTGACGCAGCAGCAGGAGCGGCAGGCAGCTGCTCTTTTTTGTTGATAAAAATGGTTTTGTTCCTGATCTCATACTCCAGCGGCTGATCGGCCAGCACACTGCTAAGGAAGGCCGGCAGCGGCATAGTGGCGGCCGAGGTGGTTACCGGTTTGGAGAGTTTTAACAAGTCGGCATCATAAAAGAACACGTAACCGGTTTGCTGTTCCACGGCTGAAAATACGCTCTTTAAGGGTACGTTTTTACCGGTAAAGCGGACGTTCTGGGCATGACTGCTGGCCGATACCTGTAGTATAGCAGTTGTAAGCAGTAGTGTCAGTAGTTTCATGGTCCTGATGATTTTGGTTGATAGGCAGGGCTGTCCCCTTCGCATTTGGCACAAAGCGGTGAAATACATAATTTTGATTGATAGTGAATAAATCCGTTTTCCGACGATTTTTCTCTTATGCGGTGATGTTAGCGCATCACCGTTTTTCTTTGTTACGTGTGTTATTTTACAAGCTTTCTGTTACTGGTTGATTTTTAGTGATAAATTCTAGTTATTTAAATAGTTGGTTTTTAAGGCAGCACAATTACTTTTCCACCTTCGATTTTATAATGCACGCTATTTTTCCCGAGATTAGATAATACGTCTTGCAGTGACAGGTCGCGGCCTATTTTGCCTTCAAAGCTCCTTGGCCGTACCAGGCCTTCATACGCGACATCCACATCGTACCAGCGGGAGAGTTCCCGCATTACTTCCTGCAGACTGGCACCGGAGAAATGGAACAGCCCATTTTTCCAGGCCAGCACTTCGCTTACATCAGCTGTTCCGAAAGTTACTTTACCATTTTCCAGCAAAGCCTGCTGCCCGGGCTTCAACACCTGCGAGGTGGTACCGGATATGTAGCGGATGCTGCCCTGCACCAGGGTAGTTCTTTGTATGGGCTCATCTGCATAAGCATTAATGTTAAAACTGGTGCCCAGCACTTCCAGCCGGGGGCCGTTCGTTACCTGCACGCGAAAAGGCTGCCGTACGTTTTCAGCAACCTCCATATAAACTTCACCGCTCACTTGCACCAGCCGCTCGTTACCTTCAAAGGCGGTGGGGAAAGTAATGGAGCTGGCGGCATTCAGCCAAACCTTTGTACCATCTGGCAACTGCAGCCTGAACTGCCCGCCGCGCGGCGTAAACAACGTATGCTGCTGTGCGGCGCCGGAAGCGTCGTAGTGCAGGCTACCGCCCGATTGTTGTGCCGTTACCGGGCCGCTAACGATCTGCCTTTGCGCGGCACTATCCAGCACCACCTTCGAGCCGTCGCCCAACGTGAGCACTGCTTTGGCCCCGCCCGACATCACCGGTGCATTATCGGCTATAGGGGCCAGCACCTTTGGGGGAGCCGGCGGTAGTTGTAGTGCCCAGAAAATTCCTGACGAAGTGGCCACCAGTGCAGCTACTGCTGCGGCCAGCAGGTATGTGCGACGGCGGCGTACCGGTTTTTTACCGGAGGAAAGGATGGCATTTAGAATAGAACCGGCAGCCTGTTCATTCATTTCCACCACAGAAGTATCGGCGAACGAAACAATGTATTCGTCCACCAGGTCACCCAGCTGCGAGGTGTCCTGTGCAGTTTCCAGCCACTCGTAAAAAGCGGCCTTTTCAGCTTCCGTAATATCCTTTTGCGCGTACTTGCGAAATAACTGTTCTCCGCTGGCTCGGTCCATCAGCAAAAATTAAATGGGAAAAAACTCCCGTTAATAGAGACAATCTCAAAAAGCCGTTGGGGGTGTGCGGGATGAAAAAAAATCTAATCAAGCAGAATGCTGATCAGCAGGAAACCCAACAAGTCGAGGTTTGCTTTGCAGTAGGCGCGTATGCTGCGCATAGCGTCGGCGAGGGAGGATTTAACGGTTTCAGGCGATATATTCAGCAAGGCGGCCACTTCTTCACGTTTAAGGCCATCTTCACGCACCAGGCGGTAAACCTGTTGCTGCCTGGCAGGAAGCCGCGTAATAGCCTCCCGCATCACCGTTTCATATTCCTTGCTTAGCAGTGCCTCGTAATTTGTGGTGTCGTAATCAACGGGCAAGGCTAGTTCCCGGGCAATGCGCTCTTCGGTTGCCTTCTTCTTCAGCGCATTAATAACAACGTTTCGTGCCGTGGTAAAGAGATACGCACGAAAATGCGCCACTTCGCCCAGCTGCTTTCTTTTCAACCAAATATTGAGAAAAACGTCCTGTACGATTTCTTCCGCCAGAAAAGCGGAGTCGGTTAGTTCCAGGCCAATGGAGTAGATTTTGTTGCGGTAACGGTGAAAAAGGCTGGTGAAGGCATGTTCATCATCCCTCTCCAGCAGGTGCAGCAAGGCTATATCACTCATTTCCTCCATTCCCTGATATTCAATCCTAATTAACCTTAAAAATATAAAAAAAGGAGAATACTCCTTAAGGCTAAAATATAGCCAGTATATGGTATTATCCTGCCAGATGATCAAAGCCGGATTTTTTGCTGATTATCTGTGCGGATAAATTGGACTATAACGCTTAACATTATACGACCGGCATTATCGAAAGCGCCGGTCGTCAATTGCAATCGTGATTTTCACCTGGCCCCCTTTCTCCACAATTTACTGACAATCATTCGATAGTGACTAGTCGGCGATAGTGCATCACATAGAAAGTCCCGGCAAAAAATGCCAGGACCTCTTCTTCTGATTCATATCAACCATGAGTTTAAACTATCAGCCGCATTTTTCTAATTTATCACGATGGATGCATTTTGGCGAAATCAATCATAGCCGCAACCTCTTCCGATGATGCGTCATCTCCGCCGGAAAAGCCCGTCACTTTAAAACGGATATTCCCTGCGGCATCAATTACGAACTTGGCGGGAATGCCTCTCACACCGAACGCCTCTACTGCCCTCTTTTTGCTACGGTCCACCGGCGCAAGATCCATGTACAATGGAAAAGGATAGTTATTGGCCGTCAGGTATGTTTTTGCGTCCTTCTGTGGGTCTTTTACCCGTTCCATAGTATGGATAAAAAGGAATTTCACTGCCGGGTCCTGCTGATACTTTTCTACCGCCAACTTCATCGCAGGAAAAGACGCTTTGCAGGGGCCGCACCAGGTGGCCCAGAAGTCCAATACGATGATCTTTCCACGAAAATCGGAAAGGACAACCTGCTTACCCGATTCGTCCAGCAATGTGAAAGCTGGTGCAGCCTCCTTTATGGCCAGCTTTTCGATGTCCTTTCGGATATCTGCATTCAGTTCATGTTGAATGGCTGTCACATACGCCTGACCATCTTTTCCGGGATATACTTTCGTATAAGCCGAAGCCAGGGCTGACCGGAAAACCGGATTACCAAGACCGCGCTTCACCAGCGTATCCAGTACAGGGTATGCTTCCTCCAGCAACCCTGCGCTAATGAGCGCATTAGCATAGGATCTGGTGAGGTCATCGCCCGGCTTACGACCATTTTTATAGGCAGCACGCAGGTACTTTATCGCCTCTTTGTTATCGCCGGACTTTTCCAATAACTGAGCATACAGCTCGTATAATTTCAGAGAGGCTTCATCCGTTTTGCCCCCATTATCCAACAGGGCGCCGGATCGGGACAGTTTGGATTGCAGTGCGGTGCGAGCCCCATTATAATCAAACTCCGTTACCATCTTATAAATAGCGCTGAAAAGCTTTGGAAAATATTCAGGAGTATGAAGACTATCGGCGTATTGCAACGCTAAATCCCCCTTTTTCTTCGAAGCTAACTGATAGGCGATCCAGTGATGAATATCGTCATAGTCTGCAGCCGGAAAATCGTGTTTATACGTAGCGAGGAGCTGCTGTTGTTTAAGTGGATCTTCCTCGCGCGAAACCACATCCTTACGTGCTTCTGCCGCCCAACGCCCGCGCGGGAAACGCGAAGCAGCAACCTTAAACAGACTATCCACCTTCTCCGGGTGCGCTTGCCAATGGTAACCGATTAACTGGTCAAACTGCTGCTCCGTGCCCTTACTAAGTTGCTGCAATTGCTGCTGTAGCCGCTGCGGGTTCTTTTCCGCCAATAACGCGGCCACTACAGTATCCTGCTGCTGCCCTCGGGCAAAAGCCGAGAGCAACAGCAGGCATATCGATATGATATACTTCATGTGATGCGTGTTTATTTTTTAGCAGCGGCCCGGTATTTCTCCAACGCCCTCTCATATTCTGTTACTGTGGTGCTGAGGATGGTGCCCAGGTATTTCCCTTCCTTCAGGGCGCTTTTTGCTTCGGCTACCGCCTTTTCTTCGGCACTTATAGCGGCGACTAGCGCGCGAATAGTTCACGAAAGCTGGTTTCGGCCATTTTACAATAATTGTTTTATTAAGGACGAAGCTGAAAAGGAGAAAGTAGGTAGTGTATTCAAAAATATTACGAGAAAATTTTGAGGATGCTCAAAATAGCAACGCCTAAGCCGGCTTTTTGCTTGATATACAGCGTAATAGCGTTTACGGACAGCTGCATATATGATTTTACCGTGGATATGGAAATTCCTAATAATTCCGCTATTTCGGCTTGTTTGAGCCGATCGCGCCGTGCAAGCAGGTAAACCTTTTGCTGTTGTGGCGGCAGGCGGTTAACGGCCTCGTCTATTAATGTATGGTAATCTGGCTCCTGGTCGGCTTCCGTTTGCGCTAAGCCCTGACCGAACGCCTGTTCCCGCGCTACGCGCGAGGCTGCTTTCCGTAACGCATCTACCGCCATATGTTTGGCCATTACCCAGAGGAATGGTTTAAACCGAGTGACGTAGGCCAGCGATTCGCGGCCCATCCATATTTTCAGAAATACCTCCTGCACCACTTCCTCCGCCAGCATCTCGGACCGGGTAACCCGAAGTACCAGAGTGGACAGCAAGGGATACCAGGTGTTAAAAAGGGTGGCGAAAGCGGCTTCATCTCCTCCAGCGATGCGCTGC
This genomic interval from Chitinophaga horti contains the following:
- a CDS encoding SusC/RagA family TonB-linked outer membrane protein, coding for MKLLTLLLTTAILQVSASSHAQNVRFTGKNVPLKSVFSAVEQQTGYVFFYDADLLKLSKPVTTSAATMPLPAFLSSVLADQPLEYEIRNKTIFINKKEQLPAAPAAASPPPPFVLKGDVTGPEGPLVGASVKVKGTSRGATVGIDGKFSLDVNVGEVLVITFLGYQPREIRVADTRPLSIRMAVSETAIKDVVVTGMFTRKADTYTGATTTFSKDDLMKVGSVNVLQSLRNLEPSMLVIDNNDLGSNPNALPDIQIRGQSGLPDIKGEYQSNPNLPLFILDGFETTLQKVVDLDINRVKSITMLKDAASKAIYGSRAANGVVVIETERPKPGKVRLTYNSNVNIQTPDLTSYNLTNAREKLEVELAGGVYTGTTPQSNYLMMQDYNAKLAMVESGINTDWLSKPLRNSVGQRHSLRLEGGDLGFRYGIDLMYNNVKGVMKGSDRNTLSGAIDLSYRVRTFSFNNILTITDNKGYNSNWGAFSQYAYMNPYLPFYDDNGRILKEISNFRVLQGGGGAGATTVTAVYNPAYNATLKMRDDNAYTDITNNFSVDWTIVPGLRATGRFNLTKQLTQADVFKPADHTDFTSSVYAGDEAFRKGSYSRSNGKQFYYTANVLLAYTKSLGKHLLNLNGGGELNNRQNDAATYIVEGFPNDRLDEVTMALQYMKDSRPTGFENTVRDLSAIVSGNYSYDERYLADFSYRATRSSQLGTNNPWGNLWSVGVGWNLHHEAFIKSLGAINQFRLRGSTGYTGTQSFSSYISMATYVYYLDKSYNGANGAYLMGLDNPDLGWQRRQDNNIGIDLGLFKSLNMRLDYYVSNTDGFITDITMPLSSGFYTYKANLGKLQNKGFDVRFDYRLYYNTQTRNAFNVFFNVSHNKNILKQLSNSLRSFNDEQDSKGYNTNLKDATIPRVRFVEGQSVNTIWAVQSLGIDPATGRELYLSRDGKPVFDWNAADQIAAGDALPKLNGNFGFNAAWAGFNFTTSFRFQTGGQIYNQTLVDKVENADIRRNVDKRVSTDRWRNPGDVSFFKNIANTVYTQVSTRFVEDDNKLTLGVVNLTYDLDRLRAVKAAGFSRLRVGFNTAEVFTSSTVRVERGISYPFARSYNFTLSASL
- a CDS encoding FecR family protein, with protein sequence MDRASGEQLFRKYAQKDITEAEKAAFYEWLETAQDTSQLGDLVDEYIVSFADTSVVEMNEQAAGSILNAILSSGKKPVRRRRTYLLAAAVAALVATSSGIFWALQLPPAPPKVLAPIADNAPVMSGGAKAVLTLGDGSKVVLDSAAQRQIVSGPVTAQQSGGSLHYDASGAAQQHTLFTPRGGQFRLQLPDGTKVWLNAASSITFPTAFEGNERLVQVSGEVYMEVAENVRQPFRVQVTNGPRLEVLGTSFNINAYADEPIQRTTLVQGSIRYISGTTSQVLKPGQQALLENGKVTFGTADVSEVLAWKNGLFHFSGASLQEVMRELSRWYDVDVAYEGLVRPRSFEGKIGRDLSLQDVLSNLGKNSVHYKIEGGKVIVLP
- a CDS encoding RNA polymerase sigma factor, coding for MEEMSDIALLHLLERDDEHAFTSLFHRYRNKIYSIGLELTDSAFLAEEIVQDVFLNIWLKRKQLGEVAHFRAYLFTTARNVVINALKKKATEERIARELALPVDYDTTNYEALLSKEYETVMREAITRLPARQQQVYRLVREDGLKREEVAALLNISPETVKSSLADAMRSIRAYCKANLDLLGFLLISILLD
- a CDS encoding TlpA disulfide reductase family protein, whose translation is MKYIISICLLLLSAFARGQQQDTVVAALLAEKNPQRLQQQLQQLSKGTEQQFDQLIGYHWQAHPEKVDSLFKVAASRFPRGRWAAEARKDVVSREEDPLKQQQLLATYKHDFPAADYDDIHHWIAYQLASKKKGDLALQYADSLHTPEYFPKLFSAIYKMVTEFDYNGARTALQSKLSRSGALLDNGGKTDEASLKLYELYAQLLEKSGDNKEAIKYLRAAYKNGRKPGDDLTRSYANALISAGLLEEAYPVLDTLVKRGLGNPVFRSALASAYTKVYPGKDGQAYVTAIQHELNADIRKDIEKLAIKEAAPAFTLLDESGKQVVLSDFRGKIIVLDFWATWCGPCKASFPAMKLAVEKYQQDPAVKFLFIHTMERVKDPQKDAKTYLTANNYPFPLYMDLAPVDRSKKRAVEAFGVRGIPAKFVIDAAGNIRFKVTGFSGGDDASSEEVAAMIDFAKMHPS
- a CDS encoding RNA polymerase sigma factor, encoding MTTNHLNSESELLQRIAGGDEAAFATLFNTWYPLLSTLVLRVTRSEMLAEEVVQEVFLKIWMGRESLAYVTRFKPFLWVMAKHMAVDALRKAASRVAREQAFGQGLAQTEADQEPDYHTLIDEAVNRLPPQQQKVYLLARRDRLKQAEIAELLGISISTVKSYMQLSVNAITLYIKQKAGLGVAILSILKIFS